Part of the Candidatus Eisenbacteria bacterium genome is shown below.
ACCATCCGTCTGGCGTCCTGCGTGGTTCGGCCCCTAGCTCAGACAGTTGTGAGTAGTTCCGACGCGAAGGTGCGCCGGATTACCTCCGCGCAGTTGGAGGTATTGACGTACCTCCTTGCGCTTCCGCTACACAGCGCATCCTTGTTAGAGCTCGAACATGACCTCAACCTTAGGTCTCCCGAGGCGACTCAAAAGCGCGTTGATCGATTGCGCGACGCGATAGGTGACGATCTCCAGGTCGCGACGCGCGGGGCCATCTGCTACTACACTGTGCGCACGGGCCTGCCCGACTTGCGCGCGAAGTCGTGAGCGCCAGTCGTTAGCAGGACCCGCTGCGCCACAGCAGAAGCCGCTCTCGCAATGTGGCAACCAGTGCACACCCACCCCGCAGACCGTAGTAGAGGTTCGCTTGTCGCATGTTGTGGTTGATGCGCGCACGATGCTTCCCAACCGCGACGGCCTCGGCATGTATACCTACTTCCTCGTTCGGCGACTATGCCAATGGCGCACTCGCGCCACTCGCATGTCTATTATCCTAGCGCCCGATGCGCCATGGCCACGCGCGCTCAGTTCCGGGTGCAAGTCGCTGCGGGTTGTGTCCCTGCCATACGCACGTCCCGGACGATTCTTGTGGCAGCGGAATACACGAGACGAGTGGGATGCGTTCATAGGCACATTGCGGCCAGACGTGTACGTGAGCGCGGCCTTTGTGCCGACGCGCCTCGCCGTACCACAGGCGGTCGTTGTTCATGACGTATTGCCCGTACTGCATCCCCAGCTTGTGCACCCCGAGAAGACTGCATTCTTCCACGAGGCTATCCGAGATGCCGTCAATCACGCCTCGCTTGTCGTTGTCACGAGTGATTCAACACGAGCGGATCTGATGCGATTGTTTAGCTTGCCACGAGCTCGGTCGCTAACCCTATACCCAGACATCGATGGCATGATGACACGGATGGCTTGGAGACACGCGCGGCCCCCCAAGCGCCTAGCACAAATGTTGATGGTGGGCGTGAAGTGTGCGCGCAAGAATGTGACGATGGTGCTTGACGCGTTGGTGCGACTGCGAAGTGCTGGTGTGCAAGTACCTCGCACCATCTTTGTCGGCAACCTGCGCGAGGACGTCGTGCCGGTGACCACTGGGATCGCAGAGCGCGGACTCGCAGACTATGCGACCATAACGAACTATGTTTCGGATGCTGCGATGCGGCGAGTGATGTGGAGTAGCGCAGCACTTCTCTTTCCGAGCATGTATGAGGGGTTCGGGATGCCGCTTGTCGAAGCATTGGCATCGCGGACGCGAGTTCTTTGCACTAGACTGCCCACGACCATTGCCATTCTGGACAAGCTGGGCACCTACTTAGCTGCTGACGCGGGTGCACTAGCGCTCGCGATGAGGGACGCTTGCCAATCACCTCGAGGACTGCCAAGTCGATTGTGCAATGAACGACTAGCGATACTCGGCGCTCAGAACGAGCTCCAGTTCGCAACGCTTCGGAAGTGGATTGATGAGGCGCTGGGGACGCCGTGAGCGCATCGCCTGACGCCTAGAGCGCAGGTCGTTGAGTCTCGCGGGAGATTGAACGTCGCAGAGCCTCGGAGATTTCGAGGAGGTGACGCCGGTTGACGCGGTCGTGGTCAGCGATGCGGCTCGAGGCTTCGCTGAGCGATTTGGCACTTGAACAGGCCAACAATGTCCCCTTCGCGAACTGAGCCGCCTCCGAGTCCCCTCCGTAGTGGAAGAGTGAGCACGGCGTGCTCGCAGTGAGCCAGGAAGATTGGACGCTCGGACCGACTTCCTGAACCGTGCAACCTAGCCGCCTGGCCGCCCACCCAAACGCAATCTCCTCGCGCCACCGAGCCGGGATGCTCGGCCGCAATACTTCGTAGCATTGGCGCCACTCCTCCGCACATCGGGTCATTGTCGCCGGACTCAAGTAGAGAAGTGATGTATTCGGGTGTCTCCCATCGAGCATCTTCGCAAGGTCTCCTGGAGGTCCTATCACCTTGGAGTGCGCGAGGGTCTCACGCTGTGAGCTGATCCAGACAACATCGTCGTTGCAAGGCGGTAGCGATGGCGCCGAGTACGCCAGGTGATCGTAGTCCAGATACAGCATG
Proteins encoded:
- a CDS encoding glycosyltransferase encodes the protein MLMVGVKCARKNVTMVLDALVRLRSAGVQVPRTIFVGNLREDVVPVTTGIAERGLADYATITNYVSDAAMRRVMWSSAALLFPSMYEGFGMPLVEALASRTRVLCTRLPTTIAILDKLGTYLAADAGALALAMRDACQSPRGLPSRLCNERLAILGAQNELQFATLRKWIDEALGTP